The Halostagnicola larsenii XH-48 region CTTTGCGATCGCACAGTACCTGCCGAACTCGACAGCGCCGATCACGTCGCAGTTCGGCTCGAAGTTCGTCCGTTTGCCGACCGTCACCTCACCGTTGAGGATACACCCGCGGCTCACCCTCGTCCGCGGTCCGAGGTCGACCGACCCCCGGAACAGACAGCCGCTCGAGACGCGGGCCGAGCGGGCCACCTCAAGTTCAATCCCCTCCACGTACCGGTTGATCAGGCCGTGTGCCACCGATGGATATCCGGCCGTCGAGAGCACTCGGTCGAGCGTCGAAGCGAGGTTCACACGTGGTACTCCACCAACGCCGTTCCGGATATAATTCACTGAACGGATGTGAACAGTCCGTTTCGACAACCCACATCGATTCGCGATTGGGTCGAATTCGTCGCCCCGTTGAGTCCTCCTCTCAGTTCGCTTCGGGATCCGCTGTTGGGCTCGAGGGAAGTTCTCCGAGACAGTCTCGACAGTACGTAAAGACGAAGTCGTTCGCGGTTCCGCAGTACGGACAGCTCGCGGGCTGTTCGGGATTTCGCATACTACCGGCCGATTCAGATGTCATATTCCGTAGTTGGCGGTTCATACGTATATCCACTATCCGCACGTGTGCAAGCCTCCACGTCCCATGGCCAGCAGATTAATCAGGTACCTCGAGCCGGCGATAAGATTGATATGTTCGCACTTGCTATCGCAAGTTGCGAAGGA contains the following coding sequences:
- a CDS encoding DUF7577 domain-containing protein, which gives rise to MTSESAGSMRNPEQPASCPYCGTANDFVFTYCRDCLGELPSSPTADPEAN